A genome region from Deltaproteobacteria bacterium includes the following:
- a CDS encoding cyclic nucleotide-binding domain-containing protein produces MTNPDFLQRTLIFDGLDDGSLEKIVACCSEILCKAGDRIFRDGEKAETMFIVEEGRVDLRSEVPDRPTSPEDTISTVRQSQAFGWSALMHSPIYSLSAYCATEKCRLVAISRECLLALFEEDPKLGFTVMSNLAELIRIRFHQLQEELCRKKGRIMPR; encoded by the coding sequence ATGACCAACCCGGATTTTCTGCAGCGGACGCTCATTTTCGATGGCCTGGATGACGGGAGCCTGGAAAAAATCGTGGCTTGCTGTTCGGAAATTCTCTGCAAGGCTGGTGACAGAATCTTCCGGGACGGCGAAAAGGCAGAAACCATGTTCATCGTGGAAGAAGGCAGGGTTGATCTGCGGAGCGAGGTACCGGACAGGCCCACGTCCCCGGAGGACACCATAAGCACGGTTCGCCAAAGCCAGGCCTTCGGCTGGTCGGCCCTGATGCACTCGCCCATCTACAGCCTGTCCGCCTACTGCGCCACGGAAAAGTGCAGGCTGGTGGCGATCTCCCGCGAATGCCTGCTGGCGCTTTTCGAGGAAGACCCGAAGCTCGGATTTACGGTGATGTCCAATCTCGCGGAACTGATACGAATCCGCTTCCACCAGCTTCAGGAGGAACTCTGCCGCAAAAAAGGCCGCATAATGCCCAGATAA
- a CDS encoding 2-isopropylmalate synthase, translated as MADRLILFDTTLRDGEQSPGASMNTNEKERVAVRLERLGVDVIEAGFPAASEGDFEAVKAVAARCERSQVAALARTGKSDIEKAWAAVKDAKFPRIHTFIATSDIHMVHKLRMSPEQVIAQAVDAVKLAKSFTDNVEFSAEDASRSDRDFLCKVFGAVIAAGATTINVPDTVGYAVPNEFSELISYIIAHTEGIEKAVVSVHCHNDLGLATANTLAAIQAGARQAEVTINGIGERAGNASLEEVVMSILTRKGCFPVETSIVTREIVPTSRRVSSITGMLVQPNKAIVGANAFAHEAGIHQDGVLKNPMTYEIMKPELVGLDRNRMVLGKHSGRHALRSHLEDLGYQLSNDELATLFTRFKDLSDRKKYVTDADLENLVAEVIVKTSEAFEMKNLYVVCGHQVVPAASMTMMVHGLEVKAADLGNGPIDATFNVISKLTNMKPELTQFLIAAIDPGTDSQGEVTVRLSENGLTALGKGTDPDIVTACAKAFINGLNRLVYLKQHPVAFSPEEPVEV; from the coding sequence ATGGCGGATCGTCTGATTTTGTTCGATACAACCCTGCGCGACGGAGAGCAGTCACCCGGCGCGAGCATGAACACCAACGAGAAGGAACGGGTGGCGGTTCGCCTGGAGCGCCTTGGGGTTGACGTCATAGAGGCCGGTTTTCCCGCTGCGTCCGAGGGCGATTTCGAGGCGGTGAAGGCCGTGGCGGCCCGCTGCGAGCGCTCGCAGGTGGCGGCTCTCGCCCGCACCGGAAAAAGCGACATCGAAAAAGCATGGGCCGCAGTTAAGGACGCCAAGTTCCCCCGCATCCACACCTTTATCGCCACCAGCGACATTCACATGGTTCACAAGCTCAGGATGAGCCCTGAGCAGGTGATAGCCCAGGCCGTGGACGCCGTGAAGCTGGCCAAAAGTTTCACCGACAACGTCGAGTTTTCTGCGGAGGACGCCTCCCGCTCGGACCGCGACTTTCTGTGCAAGGTCTTCGGGGCCGTCATCGCCGCCGGAGCCACCACCATCAACGTGCCGGACACCGTGGGTTACGCGGTTCCCAACGAGTTTTCCGAGCTCATAAGCTACATAATCGCCCACACCGAGGGGATCGAAAAGGCCGTTGTCTCGGTCCACTGCCACAATGACTTAGGCCTTGCCACGGCGAACACCTTAGCGGCCATCCAGGCGGGCGCGCGCCAGGCGGAGGTCACCATCAACGGCATAGGCGAGCGGGCCGGAAACGCCTCCCTTGAAGAAGTGGTCATGTCCATCCTCACCCGCAAGGGCTGTTTTCCGGTGGAGACAAGCATTGTAACCCGCGAGATAGTGCCCACCTCCCGCCGGGTTTCCTCCATCACCGGAATGCTGGTACAGCCCAACAAGGCCATCGTGGGCGCCAACGCCTTCGCCCACGAGGCGGGCATACACCAGGACGGGGTCTTGAAAAACCCCATGACCTACGAGATAATGAAACCGGAACTGGTGGGCCTGGACCGCAACCGCATGGTCCTCGGGAAGCATTCGGGCCGCCACGCGCTCAGAAGCCACCTGGAGGATCTGGGCTACCAGCTCAGTAACGACGAACTGGCCACGCTCTTCACCCGGTTCAAGGACTTATCGGACAGGAAAAAGTACGTCACAGACGCGGACCTTGAAAACCTGGTGGCGGAAGTGATAGTAAAGACCTCGGAAGCCTTCGAGATGAAGAACCTCTACGTGGTGTGCGGACATCAGGTGGTGCCTGCGGCAAGCATGACCATGATGGTTCACGGCCTGGAGGTGAAGGCGGCTGATTTGGGCAACGGCCCCATCGACGCCACCTTCAACGTGATCTCGAAGCTCACCAACATGAAGCCGGAACTGACCCAGTTCCTCATCGCCGCCATCGACCCCGGAACCGACTCCCAGGGCGAGGTTACGGTGAGGCTGTCGGAAAACGGGTTAACCGCCCTTGGCAAGGGCACGGACCCGGACATCGTCACCGCCTGCGCCAAGGCCTTCATCAACGGCCTTAACCGGCTGGTGTACCTGAAACAGCATCCCGTGGCGTTTTCACCGGAGGAGCCTGTGGAAGTATAA
- a CDS encoding radical SAM protein yields MHYEGNIIRPPSEADSILLQVTVGCSHNKCTFCGAYKGERFKIKDDSIIMEDIAFAERYCKRQDRLFLCDGDALILPQKRLLTILSEIKRKLPWVKRVGTYANAKALKMKTLDELKELKAHGLAIAYMGLESGDDETLKKVRKHGDAALMIEQGRRCREAGIKLSVTVLLGLAGKDRSMEHAKATGEVLSAINPEYVGALMLMLIPGTEMYTDFERGDFVLPDQMGLLSELGAMIAATNLTGGLFHANHASNYLPIRAELPRDKEKTLKLIGDALAGKVALKPEWMRAL; encoded by the coding sequence ATGCATTACGAGGGCAACATCATAAGGCCGCCCAGCGAGGCCGACAGCATCCTTCTTCAGGTCACCGTGGGATGCTCCCACAACAAGTGCACTTTCTGCGGGGCGTACAAGGGCGAACGCTTCAAGATCAAGGACGACTCCATAATAATGGAGGACATCGCCTTTGCGGAGCGCTACTGCAAGCGCCAGGACCGGCTTTTCCTGTGCGACGGCGACGCCCTCATCCTGCCCCAGAAAAGGCTTCTTACCATCCTTTCCGAGATAAAAAGGAAACTCCCCTGGGTGAAACGGGTGGGAACCTACGCCAACGCCAAGGCCCTCAAGATGAAGACTCTGGATGAACTGAAAGAGTTGAAAGCCCACGGCCTTGCGATAGCCTACATGGGCCTTGAAAGCGGGGACGACGAAACCCTCAAAAAAGTCCGCAAGCACGGCGACGCGGCCTTGATGATCGAGCAGGGCCGCAGATGCCGGGAGGCGGGCATAAAGCTTTCCGTCACCGTGCTTCTGGGTCTTGCGGGCAAAGACCGCTCAATGGAGCACGCGAAAGCCACGGGCGAGGTCTTGTCCGCCATAAACCCGGAATACGTGGGCGCGCTCATGCTGATGCTGATACCCGGAACCGAAATGTACACGGATTTTGAAAGGGGGGATTTCGTTCTTCCAGACCAGATGGGTCTCTTGTCGGAACTGGGGGCCATGATCGCAGCCACCAACCTTACCGGCGGCCTTTTCCATGCCAACCACGCCTCCAACTATCTTCCCATAAGGGCCGAGCTTCCAAGGGACAAGGAAAAGACCTTAAAGCTCATCGGCGACGCCTTGGCGGGCAAGGTGGCGCTAAAGCCCGAATGGATGCGGGCCTTGTGA
- a CDS encoding TolC family protein: protein MISIKLIRAHGLRMALPLALVFCLAAQALAADAADGLTLDAAWELALSHNKDVAAAREYAKKVRGIYVEARATALPKFTLQVGHYRDRDESQKAVGGPYMPTTHATSSAILSVDQVLFTWGQVGAAIRGAKVGLATADDELRLYRQAALRDVAEGFYDVLLVQELFSIAKENLAQKERHKDAAEKRLRAGLATDYDVLAARVAVDNARPDVIRTENGAVTARQRLAFLLGVDDIPSRIAGSLAGSLAGPVTECSMTCDDAYKKALSNRPELVGLSHQAEMAKEYVTVISSADKPRAALPRPGGTTSVREAAQIVASLEGTVSQAERLFSMAEKGFDYGVKTRLDVEDALLGLMQAKGGLAQARRDYLVARVKFLWSMGVLGEESK, encoded by the coding sequence ATGATATCGATAAAATTGATTCGCGCCCATGGGCTGCGCATGGCCTTGCCGCTGGCCCTGGTTTTTTGTCTTGCAGCACAGGCTTTGGCCGCAGACGCGGCGGACGGCCTTACCCTGGACGCGGCCTGGGAACTCGCTCTTTCCCATAACAAGGACGTTGCGGCGGCCAGGGAATACGCCAAAAAAGTTCGCGGCATCTACGTGGAGGCCCGCGCCACGGCTCTTCCCAAATTCACCTTGCAGGTCGGACACTACCGGGACAGGGACGAGAGCCAGAAGGCGGTGGGCGGCCCGTACATGCCCACCACCCACGCCACTTCAAGCGCCATTCTCTCTGTGGATCAGGTTCTCTTCACATGGGGCCAGGTTGGGGCGGCCATTCGCGGGGCCAAGGTGGGGCTCGCCACCGCAGATGACGAGCTTCGGCTCTATAGGCAGGCGGCTTTGCGGGACGTGGCCGAAGGCTTCTACGACGTGCTCCTGGTCCAGGAGCTTTTTTCCATTGCGAAGGAAAACCTCGCCCAGAAGGAACGCCACAAAGACGCCGCCGAAAAGAGGCTCCGGGCCGGGCTCGCCACGGACTACGACGTACTGGCCGCCAGGGTCGCAGTGGACAATGCCCGCCCGGATGTGATCCGCACCGAAAACGGAGCCGTCACCGCCCGCCAGCGCCTGGCCTTTCTACTTGGAGTTGACGATATCCCGTCAAGGATAGCTGGTTCCCTGGCAGGCTCCCTTGCGGGCCCGGTAACGGAATGCTCCATGACCTGCGACGACGCCTACAAAAAGGCCCTTTCCAACAGGCCGGAACTGGTCGGGCTTTCGCATCAGGCGGAAATGGCCAAGGAATACGTGACGGTGATATCTTCCGCAGACAAGCCAAGGGCGGCCTTGCCCAGGCCCGGCGGGACTACCTCGGTTAGGGAGGCGGCCCAGATAGTGGCCTCCCTGGAAGGCACCGTGTCCCAGGCCGAGCGGCTTTTTTCCATGGCCGAAAAGGGCTTCGACTACGGCGTGAAAACCAGGCTGGACGTCGAGGACGCGCTTCTGGGCCTCATGCAGGCCAAGGGCGGCCTTGCCCAGGCCCGGCGGGACTACCTCGTTGCAAGGGTCAAATTCCTCTGGTCAATGGGCGTGTTGGGAGAGGAATCGAAATAG